CTGCACTGTCACCCCTACAAAAGCTTCAGCGCTGTTGGCGTAGCCTAGCGAATAGCGGTAGAGGTTACCCTTGAGCGAAAGCTAGCATCCCGCCATGCTGGGAGCGTCATAACTGCAGTTATGTTAGCCGTTCGCCTGGTTTAACCCCACCGTCCCGGACACAGAATAAGCATGGCGGCGTAGCGTTACGACAGCACAGCGTGAGGCGGTGACgtgaggttacacacacacagacagacagacacggtgaggtgagacagagagagttcagAGGTTACAGTAGATCTTGTACTTCTCGCTGCAGAGGACCACGGGTCTTCCCTGGATGCACTGGGGCTCGTGAAGACCCCGGCAGGAGCCCCTCGGACTTACGTGGTGGTTGGCGGCTCCTCTGCCCTTGGCGGAGGTCTTCCCCCGGCCGTCCGCGCCGCTGCGCCTGGCCTGCTCGTGGTCGAACTCCAGGTCCTCCAGGCGCTGGGTCAGGGCCAGTTTCTGCTGGATGGCCATGCGGAGGAGCGAGTTCAGGGTCTTCTTCTCATCCTCGGCTGCGGCCAGCTGCCTCTGCATGTCGTCCAGCTGGGTGACGTACTCGTCGCAGCTgccggagagagggacaggatgaAAGAGTGGATGAAAtacagagggggaaagagaaaatgtgtgttAGTAAGTTGGGAGGAAAAAAGACAGAATGGGAGTTCAAAGAAGTCCCTGTTCTCCCCTGCAGAGGGCGCAAATCATCTGTTGTGGCTGTGGTCTGCCTTCATGTGTTTTCTCCATTCCCCCCGCGCTCCACATTTTCCAGATGCTGTCGCTGAAGCCCCTGCCAGCAGTCTCTCCCAAACGCTCCACTGTTACATCAGAAAACTCCCACAATGCCCTCTGTTTTCCCCACACAGGGCAAACCGCACAGCCTGCTCAGTAACCTAGATTCTCATTGGTGCAGTTCACATGTCTAAACCCCAATCAAAACTAGTGTTTGCTCAGTCAAAGATTTTAAAGTGATGTTGACTGTAGATcatataaatacatattatAAAACATAGGGTCCCCAAATTAAGGGGCAATTCCATATTACTTTTAGCCAAAAAGTGTTTGAAGTATAaggttgtattattattatcatagtAGGCTATACTAAATGAAAGAAGTACAAAGACAAAACGATATGTATACCATGGTATTTtcttataaaaaaaaagaaaagaagcttACCGCGTGGCGAACATGGCGCGTAGCGAGGAGAAGGTGGCGGCGTCCTCCTTCAGGCCCTTCAGCTCGTTCCTCAGCTTCATCATGGTGTCTGTCACCATTGTCTTCTCAATGTCGTACTTGCTCTTCAGATTGGCCAGCGCCACCTctgccgtctgtgtgtgtgtgtgtgtttgtgtgtgcgtgtgcgtggggggggagAATGTTTTTATGACAGGCCACCGACTACTCTCTGactacatactcacacacagcccctcaaactatactgtaaacacacacaataagcaCACAAACAATACTCTGCATTTAAAACACGCGCtcgcacacccacacgcacacaccacacccccccccccctcggtccCAGTCACCCGGCAACCCCCTCACCTGCTTGTTAGCCTTCAGCACGGTCCTCAGGGTGGCGATCTGCTCCCTCTTGGTGCTGAGCAGGGACTTGAGCTTCAGGATCTCCCCCATGCAGGCATCCTTGTCGTTGTCTGTCACCGAGCCCAGCTCCATGGAGGCCAGCCTCTGGCGGGACAGCTCTGTGGTGCGGTCCACCGCCTGCTGCAGGTGGCGGATCTGGTCGCGGATGATGGCCACCAGGTTGTAGATGTTCATGGGCTCGGCACGAGGCTCGGGGGCCGACGGAGTAGAGGCCGGGGCGGCGGCCTCGACGGCGCTCCCGGGGTCGGACGACTCCGGTACGAGGCCGTTGGCGAGCAGGACCGGGGACGACCTCCGGCCCCTGCCCTCGCGGCCCCGCCCCAGGCTGGCCTTGCCGTCCTTGTAGTAGTCCAGCATGACGCGGTTGGGCATCTCGTTGTTGCACATGCACACGTGGTTGTAGAGGTTGGCCAGCTCCTCGCTGAAGGCCACCAGCTCGTCCTGGGCCACGTTGAGGCTGCCCTGCGACTCCCCCGCCGCCTCGCTCACCTGCCgcagctccttctccagccgCGCCGCCTCCTGGCGCTCCGCCCGGCTGCTCTCCTCCAGGGACGCCAGCTTGGAGCTCAGCTCCTGGACGTGGGCCTCCAGCCGGCTGCGCTCCTCGTCGTACCGCGCCCGGCACTCCTGGTACTCGGCCTTCAGGGCCTTCAGCTCCTGGCGCAGGTCTCCCGCCTCGGACACGGCCACCGTGTACTTGCAGCGGAGGATCTCCGGCCCGTCGATGTCCAGCTCGTAGTAGTCGCCGCCGCCGCTGCCGTCATCGTCCCTGCTGTCGCGCTCCTTCTCGCTGTCCAGGGTCGAGTGGCGCTCCTTGCTGGCCTGGAGCTTCCGCATGGCGCTCAGGTTCTCGCTGAGGCGGCCCACCGTCTCGCGCTGCTCGGCCATGGAGCCGTgagcctcctccagctgcttctGGGAGGCCTGCAGCGAGGACAGCAGAGACGTCTTGTCTCGCTCCACCTGGAGGACACATGGCAGGCAAGAGATGATCAATCTGAACAGCAAAAACATTACATATCCTCTGATTTTCCGAAATGTTTCGAATTAAATTAAACTTGACTTGTAGAAGGTTTCATTGCATCTATATGACATATATTGCTTTTAGTATACAAGTATTAGAGATTAAAAAACACCATTAAAGTATAAGTAACCTAGTGCAGTTATAAATAACACCCgacattttttatgttttaagtGAAAGTTGTGACTAAATGTATCCTGTTATCTGGCATTGTACCGTTTCCATGGTGACTGATTACATGGGTACTTCACTGATGAATTGAAAACATCAAACAAGAAACACAAGTGACTCCACCGCCAACCACTCTAACAGTTCACACACAGGTGAAACATGTTCAACGTTATCTGTATGCTATGACCGTTTTGTCAATTAGTGACTAAAAGTGAATAAACACCATTTTAGGGGTTTTCAAGGACCTTTCTGTCACAAGGCACAACCCTGTTCACAACTACCACTGACCCTGGTCAACCGCTCCACACCACTCGACATGTTTACCCACACACGGTAAACATCAGAACATGTTTTCAATCAgcgttacgtgtgtgtgcgcagacagtgtgtgcagacagtgtgtgtgtgtgtgcagacagtgtgtctgtgtgtgtgcagacagtgtgtgtgtgtgtgtgtgtgtgtgtgcagacagtgtgaatgtgtgtgcagacagtgtgtgtgtgtgtgtgtgcagacagtgtgtgtgtgtgcatacagtgtgtgtgtgtgcagacagtgtgtgaatgtgtgtgcagacagtgtgtgtgtgtgtgtgtgcagacagtgtgtgtgtgtgtgtgtgtgcagacagtgtgtgtgtgtgtgtgtgtgcagacagtgtgtgtgtgtgtgttctcagtacCTGCATGAGCTGCTGCTTGAGTTTCTGAATCTCCGAGATGTTCAGCTCGCTCAGCAGGTCGTCCACCAGGCTGGGGGCGGGTCTGAAGGCCTCCCCTCGCTTGGCCCCCACGCCCCTGTGGTCCTCCCCACCGCCGCCCCCCCTGGACACGCCGTTCTCCAGCCCCCGGATCAGGGCGCCGTGGTCGGGCTCGCTGCCAGGGGAAGAGGGGTCCTCGGCCAGCCTGAGACCGTCCAGCGAGACGCCGGCCAGGGGGCCGTGGTAGAAGGCGTCTCCGATGGTCATGTGGTGGGAGAGCTCCTTACGCAGTGCCGCCTTCTGCTCGCGCTCAGTCTTGATGGTCTCCAGGGCCTCGGAGAGCTGGCGCTCGGAGATCTCCCTCAGACGCAGggcctcctccagctggctGTGGAGACACTGGGAGTCCTCCTCCAGGCGACGGATCTCGTGCTTCAGGCCCTCAAACTCCACCTGGCGACGGACAGGAGGAGCTCCGTAGCTTCACTGACTTCATACGCAAACATGCCGATTATGTCATGGCTGCTTTTTGGAACCTTAAAAGTTACGAGTTCTctctcttaaaaaaataaaaaattcttCATCAAACAGCTGTCCTTCACGGTTACCCAGTCTCACCCGAACTGGTTGccacccccctctcacctgGCTCTGCCTCAGCAGGGAGACCTGCTTCTGCAGGGagatgttctcctcctccagctcgctGTAGTCCTGCAGCAGGCGCGCCTCCCGCACCTTGTACTCCCTGATGTCGGCACGCAGCTGTCCCTGCTGCAGCTCCACCAGAGCACAGCTCTGAGCCGGGCAGGGGGCACGGAacgaggggcggagggggatgggggtgggggggtggagagagaggggggtggagagagggggggggtgaggagagagggggggtgaggtggtggagagagagagggggtggggggaggagagagaggggggtgaggagaggggggaggggggagagagggggtgaggagagagagggggtgaggtggtggagagagaggggagggggttgagagagaagtGCTATTAGATTTGATATAAAAGGTATTTGCATATTCATTTCTTTTGAATGTCACAATTGTCTAAACAGTTCAAAAACGACATACAGGATGATTGtacctcacagtcacacagtttATCATCCAAAGCTCGTGTTTTGGTTCTATAAAAAGGGAAAGCATATTCCatgaattaaatattttttgtaaGTACAAATGCAGCGCCTCCATTCAGAAAGCGTAACAGAGCTGCATCCATCCAGCATGTATGTGACTGACGGGCTGGTGGGCTTTCAGAGTTCTAACAAGCTGCTCCAATGAGGGGGGGGAAGCACAGGACCCAGTATGGCCGCCAAACCAGGCCACACAGGGCCCTGGCGGAGGACACCCTTTGTGTCACTCACAGAGGACGATtacatcatccctctctcctgtgtggacacacacacacacacgcgcacacacacgcgcacacacacgcgcacacacacgcgcacacacacctacacacacacctacacacacacacctacacacacacacctacacacacacttacacctacacacacacctacacacacactcacacctacacacacacctacacacacactcacacctacacacacacctacacacacacacctacacacacacacacacacacacactgacttacCCCCACTATAGGCAGACAGACTCCCTTTCTTAGTGTGTCTCAGTAAATATAAATCTCTTATAGAACTTCCAATCCCATTAGCTCCAAATCTTCTTCTCtatcaataaatacaaatatcccTATCACCCAGAATATAATCCCTGTTTATTACTGCTACTGAATAAATCGACTTGACACTTATATAATGATTATAAGTTTGACGCactaatgcatacacacaccccaagcACAAACAAACCCCCATCAGTAAGTCTATGGTCTAATTTAAATTCTCAACAGGTACCTGACTTCACTAACAGAACCAGAGTTACAACGTAAACATCCTCCGTCAGTCGCAATAAAAACACCTTTCTAACCGACATTGCATCTGATACGATGTTCACCAGctaccccccccaaccccaaaccTGCGTGTCACTCCTTTCTGTCCCGGCTCACCTCTCTCATCTCCACGGCGACGGAGGCCATGCGTTCGTTTTCGGCCTGGGTGCAGCCGAGGGCGTCCCTGGCCTGCCTCAGCTCAGTCTGCAGCTCCAGCACCAGCCTCTGATAGTGGGCCTCCTTGCTGGCCGACTCCAGGATCAGacactcctccctgctctccccatCCGCCGCCACCTTCCTGTGGGTGGAGTAGGCCTGGCCGAACGCCTGGAGGGATGGACGACACAGTCAGGCCTGTGGATGGGGTGGGTGTGGTTGGTGTGTGCTTTTGGggggtgtgtacgtgtttgtgccTTCACCAGCGCAGTCAAATTGTTCAAAATAAGACTTAACCTTAAGCCATAATCCTAAAAATAAACGACTGACTGAAGAATATACAGTAGACATTCTCTAACAGGGTGTTCAAGAGCTGGCTCTGTGACGTCAGCTCATCTGAATGTCTGGTGACATGGCTGAGAAAACTCAATCTCACAGTCAGCTGTGGCCCAGTCCTGTAGAAcaacctgacccccccccccccaccgcatcACTGGGACCGTCCAAATGCCAACTGGTGATGTAACATACTCTGTACCCCGTCCAGGACAGCgcctaaccccctccctccgctcacTACACTTGGGAGCATTTGGGCGAATGCAAATAATCGTTATGGTGCGACCTATTTGAATTTCTTTACAAAACGCTTGCTAATTAGCTATAAGCACACGACAATGACAAAAAATGGAAACTGAGACATGCATAAGTCATCCATATGGAACAATGACAGATCACTTGTTTATCTCTTAACATTAACGACTAGCAAGCAAGATGACAATCACATAATTGAGTACATTATAATGTAGCTAAACATCgttaactagctagcctagctaatgtTACTGCTAATACCCGGTCAACAGCTAACagtgatagctagctagctacttttactGTGTGAGTTAGAGCTAGATAAACCGTACCTTCGTTATTGTCGATGTAGTGTGGAAacgtacaatttgaaaacattttccCTCTTTAttgaagggcagcaacatagGATTATGTGCACATCGTTAATTGTCGTTTAGGGAAGATCAACCAAACAAAAAGTATTTTGTGTGAGAGAACTAGGCTAACGTAACCATAGCCTTTTTATATATCTATGAACTAACTGCTGGCTACCGGAAGTTGTTGACCTAACTTGTGCGATATGCGGAAGCTAGGCGTGTTTAGGGAATTAGATTAAATCGAAATTATGTATTCAACCTTCagatgtgtttttctttttcttttttcaacctttcgaaactttctCGAAAAAATGTATTCaacttttcgaaaatatttttttaaccttttgatttcttttgttataaaacgtttttcaaaaatattttttcaaccttttgaaacttttttgggGTTGAGATTCACTAAAGACGAGACCAAGTTGTGACATCTGGAGTGACTCACAGTTTAACTGCGTACACACATGGAGACCAGACGGTGACAAACAGAAGAGAGCCTGATAACCACGGTGATCATAACACTGACAACCACTTCATCTCTCACACGCCCTCGCCATCACagaacaggtcagaggtcagactaTGGACTGTGTTTCTCCACTGCTCCAAACAGAAGCTATGGTTAgcgctaaccctaaccaaccaATCAGGGCCAGGATACTGGACGCTACACTGAGACACGTTTATGGTCCCTCTTTTCTTCAGGtagtcatcagaatcagaattggctttaatcgccatgaaagtttgcacagacaaggaatttactttggcaggaaggtgcatacattcaacatataggaagAGGAGTAAGAGTAATTCCTCTGTCACATGGTCACTCATGGTCATTCAGCGAGAAACCCTAACTGTCAGAGTGATCCAGGGTTACCCAGTCCAGCTGCTTGCTCTGGGAACTGAACAGCTTGGCTGAGCTGGTCAGGCAGtgaaacaggaggagaggatgaagctgTGTTTATGAGCTTAGCGTGTGTTACCTCAACCTGTGTCAGAGCCCCTGTCTGAGCCGGTGCCAGACTACACGCTGTCATAGGAACACACAATCCCCATGACAACACACAGATGTCCAGAAGTCCACAGAAGGGTTAAAGCGAGCACTGCCTTCTAGAAGTTAATTTGGTGTTCAGTGAATGACCCTCTTTGGCATAGAGTGTGCGTGTTGGTATGTGGGTCAGTAGTCGACAGGAGTACTCTTTGCCCTTTTCtcgccctcttctctcttcgcTTCTCTTCTCAGTTTACAACAAACTGCAGCAGACAATTGACATTTACAAAAGCTAAATGCTGTGTTTCCGACaaagttttgtatttttttattaaggATTGAGGAGGGTTGAGCATGGGTAGAAGACAGACTACAGGAATGCATCTTCTCATTGTTCCTACAAATCCCACAAGGCTTCACTCTAGGGTTTGGGAAAAGTCCTTGTCTAGGGCCATGAAGCGCCTTCAGAGAGATACGTGGGCGAATCCTATTAGGCCCAGTGGAAGATTTAGGCCTTTATTTAGTGCTGGTTAGAAACTATTACAGTTACACAGAGACCACATTTAAAAGGCTTACTTAAACATGGCCTCAGGGTgtctgggagagtgtgtgcatgagtgtggcTCTGGTTGCTAAAGTAGGTGTTCGAATGGGCCATTTTAGTTAACCCTTTTTAGTTAACCCTGTCACTGTATGCAATCTTATGTGATTCAGTTTTACATGCATCCATCAAAATTCCATTGAACTAAGGGTGAATTCTAGGTAAATCGTGTGACTGCATGCCCTGACGAAGATGGAGGATTAAGAATACTGAAATTCCTTATCTGTTAAAAAAGGGAGTCTCCTGTTGGAAACATTGTCAGTGTGGATTCATTTGTAGGGTACCTCAGGAAGAATTGATCTAAGATGACATAAATATATCTGAGTGGATGCCTAGCTTGTGTTTTTCACTTTGAGAGCACGGACAGATGCTGTGAGGAATGACGCACATCTAACACAACGTACTTAAAATGTATATAAGTTAACTTGTCTTCTGAAGCCAGATAGAGGTAGGCTGTTTATGGATTCACTGGAGACACAATGACTTAACTGAATCTGAAGTACATTCATCTAGAATTAAATTCACGTCATAGTCTTTCAGTACCAACAAGGACACATGACCTCTAGTTTGTCTCACTCAATTTGCTGCCTACAGCAGGGAAAACATATTTCCCAAGCCAGAGTAACACGAGGACTTGCTAGGTTGCTTACTGTGTTTATTTGAGCACTTTATATGTCAACACCCTGATTGAGAGGTTTGAAGAGGTTCAAGGGAGAAAACACATACTTAGAAGAACATTACAGGTCAATATCACATGGCAATTGATACTCATCTGTGTTATGATAAATTATGAACAGGCTGCAGATATGATTAGGATCTGTGCCTAGTGATAAGGGGCATACTACTGTGCAATGCTTTCAAAAGTTAAAGACCATAATCGGTTGTTATTTATTGCATATAGTTGATATATTGCATATAGAACATGAAGACTAGCAAAGGAAATGGGTTTGGAAGTAGGATTTAACACTGACaatgttttttctttgtttgaaaCGATGTTTTAGGGAGGGAACTGTAATAGAACCAGTTTTGACAGCAAAACGGATTGATTTGTAGCACAGACGTCCAGGCAAGCTTGCTGCTATATCGCCTACCTCCTTCAGCTGGTCGAGTTCCTGCCGAACCGTCTCGTACTCGGTCTCCATCTCATCAAAACGCTGTTTGAGTTGTTGTTTCTCCTCGAGCACCGCCAACCCATATTCCGCTGCCTGGATCTTCTCATGGGTCGTTTCACTCAACTCCCGGGATAGACGTTCCATCTCCGCTTGAAGCCACTGTGGCCCGGCCTCTGTTACCAGAGTCGCCTCGGGGTATTCCCGTTCCTCCCCAGACATCTTGGCCAGCCGGTTTCCGCCAACTACAACGATAACGGACCCAGCCCTAGACAGACCGCGGACGATCCTCTTGCACGCGCAAAATCAGTGCCTCTTGTGTTTGTACTGCATTGCTGAGACTTTCCCACTCACTTCAAGTCACTTTTTGAGACACATGTCAGTTGCCGAAACAGTTAACATACTGGTAAAGGCTCCATATGCGCCCCCCGTTTTATTTCCCCCAAACAACTTCATGAGTCTAGAAAGGAACTAAGCTGAGATCGTTTTGGAATACGGTGCGTTTCAAGTCTCCCGTTGCATGTTGGGATATGTAGTTCGGAGTTCGGTTTTAAAATACGTGGTCAGCCAGGTTAATGGACTTCAACTCCCACAGTTCTTTTTATGGTACTTCAAGTGTGAGAGAACAAAACGATCGTCAAGGTCTTCTTATAAAGGTTCTTGAACACGGCTGCCATCTACAGAAGCTATGATGGTGCTACACATCTTCATCCGAATTGTTTATTCCTCTACGAAACTATATTTAAAGTACACAGATCACTGAAATTAGGCACACATGACCCTTTGCGTTTAATTAATCACTGATATTTATTTAGCCATACGTTTAATATAGATCCCAAATGTAGATTATTCATTTGaatacattttttatatattttttcttcttccctgATGAGCATAAAAAATTTATGTTGTCCTCTATGCAAAAAATATGACTATAATTCACAGCTCACTGCACAaattacatctgtgtgtgtgtgtgtgtctcatcagAGCAGTAGGAGGAGGGATGTAATGTGCTAATGTGTTtagatgttatgttatgccaggtgcttgcgttgtcttgtcttaagaatttcagtgcccagtctgaccttgtgttgttctgtgtacctgacaataaaagacttgagatgtgtgtgccagtgtatgGAACAGGGGCTTGTTTGGTCCGATGTTCTCGGTCCCGGAGCAGTCGAGATCTACACCACTCCAACACAGATCGAAGTCCAGAGACACTTTATCTTGCTCAACATTCACCACT
The window above is part of the Osmerus mordax isolate fOsmMor3 chromosome 1, fOsmMor3.pri, whole genome shotgun sequence genome. Proteins encoded here:
- the LOC136941081 gene encoding protein bicaudal D homolog 2-like isoform X2; the encoded protein is MSGEEREYPEATLVTEAGPQWLQAEMERLSRELSETTHEKIQAAEYGLAVLEEKQQLKQRFDEMETEYETVRQELDQLKEAFGQAYSTHRKVAADGESREECLILESASKEAHYQRLVLELQTELRQARDALGCTQAENERMASVAVEMRESCALVELQQGQLRADIREYKVREARLLQDYSELEEENISLQKQVSLLRQSQVEFEGLKHEIRRLEEDSQCLHSQLEEALRLREISERQLSEALETIKTEREQKAALRKELSHHMTIGDAFYHGPLAGVSLDGLRLAEDPSSPGSEPDHGALIRGLENGVSRGGGGGEDHRGVGAKRGEAFRPAPSLVDDLLSELNISEIQKLKQQLMQVERDKTSLLSSLQASQKQLEEAHGSMAEQRETVGRLSENLSAMRKLQASKERHSTLDSEKERDSRDDDGSGGGDYYELDIDGPEILRCKYTVAVSEAGDLRQELKALKAEYQECRARYDEERSRLEAHVQELSSKLASLEESSRAERQEAARLEKELRQVSEAAGESQGSLNVAQDELVAFSEELANLYNHVCMCNNEMPNRVMLDYYKDGKASLGRGREGRGRRSSPVLLANGLVPESSDPGSAVEAAAPASTPSAPEPRAEPMNIYNLVAIIRDQIRHLQQAVDRTTELSRQRLASMELGSVTDNDKDACMGEILKLKSLLSTKREQIATLRTVLKANKQTAEVALANLKSKYDIEKTMVTDTMMKLRNELKGLKEDAATFSSLRAMFATRCDEYVTQLDDMQRQLAAAEDEKKTLNSLLRMAIQQKLALTQRLEDLEFDHEQARRSGADGRGKTSAKGRGAANHH
- the LOC136941081 gene encoding protein bicaudal D homolog 2-like isoform X1, giving the protein MSGEEREYPEATLVTEAGPQWLQAEMERLSRELSETTHEKIQAAEYGLAVLEEKQQLKQRFDEMETEYETVRQELDQLKEAFGQAYSTHRKVAADGESREECLILESASKEAHYQRLVLELQTELRQARDALGCTQAENERMASVAVEMRESCALVELQQGQLRADIREYKVREARLLQDYSELEEENISLQKQVSLLRQSQVEFEGLKHEIRRLEEDSQCLHSQLEEALRLREISERQLSEALETIKTEREQKAALRKELSHHMTIGDAFYHGPLAGVSLDGLRLAEDPSSPGSEPDHGALIRGLENGVSRGGGGGEDHRGVGAKRGEAFRPAPSLVDDLLSELNISEIQKLKQQLMQVERDKTSLLSSLQASQKQLEEAHGSMAEQRETVGRLSENLSAMRKLQASKERHSTLDSEKERDSRDDDGSGGGDYYELDIDGPEILRCKYTVAVSEAGDLRQELKALKAEYQECRARYDEERSRLEAHVQELSSKLASLEESSRAERQEAARLEKELRQVSEAAGESQGSLNVAQDELVAFSEELANLYNHVCMCNNEMPNRVMLDYYKDGKASLGRGREGRGRRSSPVLLANGLVPESSDPGSAVEAAAPASTPSAPEPRAEPMNIYNLVAIIRDQIRHLQQAVDRTTELSRQRLASMELGSVTDNDKDACMGEILKLKSLLSTKREQIATLRTVLKANKQTAEVALANLKSKYDIEKTMVTDTMMKLRNELKGLKEDAATFSSLRAMFATRCDEYVTQLDDMQRQLAAAEDEKKTLNSLLRMAIQQKLALTQRLEDLEFDHEQARRSGADGRGKTSAKGRGAANHHVSPRGSCRGLHEPQCIQGRPVVLCSEKYKIYCNL